The Glycine soja cultivar W05 chromosome 19, ASM419377v2, whole genome shotgun sequence genomic sequence AGATGATATTAGCTCAATGAGCACAACTCCAAAGCTATACACATCACTCTTGCTAGTTAGCTGGTAGCATTGGTGATATTCCGGGTCAACATAACCCGGGGTCCCTTGTGGTGCTGTGGAGACATGAGTCATGtcattggggaatagtcttgaAAGGCCAAAATCTGCAACTTTAACATAGAAACTGTTGTCAAGGAGAATGTTGTTAGTTTTGATATCACGGTGAATGATTTTAGAAGCATGAAGATAAGCCAATGCACTAGCTGTCTCTACGGCAATTTTCATTCGTAAGGACCACGTTAGTAAGCCAGGCTTTGCCAATTCCCCATGGAGATGGCTGGCAACTGTGCCATTTGGAATGTATTCATACACAAGCAGTAGTTCACGGCTCTGACGTGAAGTGCAGCCATAGAGTGACACAAGATTTCTGTGGCGCAAACGTGTGAGGATCTGaatttcattataaataaaacattcgtatataataaaacattagagcatgttaaacatataatacttaaagctgaatttatataaataacattactgCACAAAATCGCACACATTATTCACACCCATTCAAGTTTACACActccataaaataacatcaaccacaattgttaactcaatgaaattcaaacacaagcgttatgcaacaattatactaagactcaagcctatatgcaatgtggtaccatgtcagtgaaaaacaacactgagGCACTTAGAAGTACATGACAaagcacaccacacaatgggtatactcggtcactctcactaagtaacatcataaggtgaccagtcagggttactctattttgcgagaattccccaaccacatgggatcaacatgagcttaaaggagcactcaaaccgagtatctttacccccaagtcctagactccgaagaaacCTTTTGGGCCTCACcgtcctgattcaggtccaacccctaaaatattttttttatttgcacgcagacactgtttatgagttatataatacccacgacctcactcttatatttcaaacatatttaacaaattgTGCTATAGTTTAACCCTTCAGGATCCTAACCAGGAATCCTACAAtttcctttaacactgcgcataaaagtTCTCTCAAGGTACACCCTGGTCGGGTTACTGTATATCTCATAACTCACATGACAAGTAATATCACTAGAAATATCAATCACACACTCATTCACAACCATGTTTCATGTCTACAGTTTAACATTTCACACTctaactaattacaaaatatactcaataattagataacaatgtatcataataataataacatataatattTAACTTCAAGGCTTATAAACAAGTAACTATAAAATAcacgtaaaatatatatataagtatattatattcaaaatatataacaaaatatatattaacgtaAACGTAAAcgtacatattatatataacatataaaaagtattaaatatatattaatataaaataatcacaataatatcaaatatatcattaagtaaatacaaattatatataacaataaaatatatactcatattgatttctatgaacaacatgtatacctatattttaaatatatttcaactaagttgccaacatcaagaaaatgcctaattacaatgtgaatacaactttagttaatttctttaaatgattttagccaATTCAATTATCCAACAATCCCTACACCTATGACTTTCATGACGAGAAATCACCcacgtgaaataaaatataaagtttgtaaaaaaaaacagtatcaatatatatgtacacgTATACACTGcggtgtaaaaaaataattatctggaCACAATATACATTAGCACAGGAACAAGATTGAAAGGCCAACATATCTGGTACAAACAAAATCACCACCACacaatttttatgctaattataaagaattctaattcctaaggtacacacctaacacaagaacacatcaatcctacaacaaactcgcaacagaacacatcaattctacaacaaactcgcaacagaactcatcaattctacaacaaactcacaacagaacaccaattggttcatcaaacacactcaatccgtgattaaacatgaaaacataattaaattcataaacaccccaaaataatccaaaaattgatcctttagggatccctacacatgttcattctaattcccaagcgtgagtaactcatcccttacctcgaggtagtcgcttaaatgttctctgttagcaatggtggcgtctctggtgctctctagagctcctcctctgattgctctgttagggttcttgtgcgtcagaaaagaaaaagggacaGAAGTGTTTTGTAAAAGCTGCTCTAGGTTAACATTTGGTTTATATAGTGGAGATTTATGacctaattatattttatttatttatttattaacttattactgtattatttatttattaacaattaCGGCTGTTACAGTGTCCACTGGATCCGAagcgcctttaatctctctgactccaatggtctaggatcgttaaaatactgcattatgaaataaatgataataaattaataatgtaatacaaattataaaaaatcaaatttgtttgaaataaacgtatcgcttcccagttattcctgaaacttcctaaaatgatggtgctcatccagtgcatgacataatagccacactcagtgcttcctttttgtctattacactagaTACATAATGatttttggatattaattaaacaattagtgtacaaACACATTAGAAGtgtatataagtggaagttttatgtaaatgatgtACCTTGatgacaatccacctagcaggagcctttgatttaggttgtggagcatcatcaagaccttttaatgCACTGTTCCAGacaagtaacaattaaaaactggtgttgttgaggtatttgaatgcaaatgcattgaaaagaatactgacctgttaattatccccttaaggtagttgtctggcctattatgcaatgaacaaaaccagacaactaggtgttccttgggcgcgatgaccaccatctgccagtgttcGCTGCAATGGAGACAaatatgggttagtatattagtaaacattaattaaattcagttattttgtgtcacttacccattcaggtaggctccaaggtagacatcgtgttttgaactctgcatccaactctttatgtaactttcaatctcaaactgcgattgcctaaacctctgaatggactgtggctcgaggaatccatacagaTAAGAATTTCCCGCTCGCATACTTATTTCAGTCAGatacctgtttatgttaagtcaaagttgaatatttatgaattgaaagcaataacttaggtaattaaaagtaatctaaaatgacttacaaaatccacaactgtaacactgatatgctgagacattgaccaccgtgtgcgattttggagaggtcttcgtgctttatgtagagtgggaagtctggattaaagatcccgaacacggtggcatcccatgtaacctggtaaggcctcaagaaaagctctgggatggtcaatgtcatcagataaagcggatcatcgacctccggatccagcttttgaggtggttttgccggagacacaTCTGCctattcatgaaacaaagttaaatgacctaatttgaggcacgctgaatgaattaattcaaaaagaagaaacatataataagagtaaagtacctgctgtgataaagacttgaccaaatgtgtcggccaagcaaggaaggtgtgaattgcctgccccactaaggaaacctcatcagtgggtacaggaacgagAGCATCTGGATCTTTAACCTCATCCACACCCACCTTTACTTGCCCAGgaaacaaaggagtgttatgaacaatagtggatccctcataaactcttcctagggcaaccaggtGGGCAGGAATTGCTTCAATGTACAAGTCGCACCTGTCTGAGTCACCTGTCTCAGCAtcatttcctgagggatcaacacaactctcctttgtgcttactcgagggactgagggaccaaccagaggctcggGAGGCAGTgtaagtccctgagattgcatctgggactaaaactgggactgcatctgaCTGAATGATGCCATGAGCtgccgagtcactttttctatgATCGAATCCTCTAGCTGGTCTCTGATTTGCTGGGTCAGCTGCTGCAATTCTTCAGGAGGCAGTGAGGAAGAGCTGCGGGACTTCTGTGGAGCTGATCCGAAGTATTTCTTGATGGTGACATTGGCTCCAACAGCACgaacacgtccagggtgctttgtgtagaagcaaagcttcatggtgaatcaaaggtgattcaaaggtgttttgatgataacaatgatgataacaaaagatgatgacaaaggtgatgacaaaaaactcaaagatcaatcaaagaacaactcaagtgaatcaagaacaattcaagggttcaagatagaatcaagaagaattcaagactcaagaagaaagttaagagtcaagaatcaagatcaagattcaagactcaagattcaagaatcaagagaaggcttaatcaagataagtatgaaatttttttctcaaaaattgagtagcacatgatttttctcaaaacatgtttaccaaagagtttttactctctggtaatcgattaccagattgttgtaattgattaccagtagcaaaattgttttgaaaaagttttcaaattgaatttacaacgttccaattaatttcaaaaagctgtaatcgattacaatgttttggtaatcgattaccagtgcctttgaaagttgaaattcaaattcaaatgtgaagagtcacatcctttcacataaaagctttgtgtaatcgattacactgatttgataatcgattaccagtgattgtttctgaataaaatcaaaagatgtaactcttcaaatagtttttgactttttcaaattggtttttaagtttttctaaaagtaataactcttctaatggttgtcttgaccagacatgaagagtctataaaagtaaggctttgatttgcttttcaatacacttttttacacttattcaatcaatcttttacaagccttgaatctctttgaactttttcttcttctttgtaccaaaaagctttttgaagttttctggtttttctaaaccttgaaaacttgtgctattcatcttttcattctcttctccctttgccaaaaagaattcgccaaggactaaccgtctgaattctttttgtgtctctcttctcccttttccaaaagaatgaaggactaaccgcctgaattcttttgtgtctcccttctcccttgtcaaagaattcaaaatgacacagtctgagaattcttttcattcttccctttccctaatacaaaagtgttcaaaggactaaccgcctgagaattcttctgtatccccattcacaaagtatcaaaggtttaacagcctgagatctttgtctcaacacattggagggtacatcctttgtggtacaagtagagggtacatctacttgggtttgactgagaacaagagagggtacatctcttgtggatcagttctagtggagggtacatccactagggtttcaaagagaacaagggagggtacatcccttgtggatatttgcttgtaaaaggatttttacaaggttgaaagaaatctcaaggaccgcaggtcgcttggggattggatgtaggcacgggttgttgccgaaccagtatacaaattcttgtgtgtttgttttcttcttccctactcttttactttccactgtgcatttaatttccgcttttactttctgttaagtttctcttctactccatattctcttaacaacataagtaaaatccttggaagagtaattttttaattagtaaaggtttaggaataattaattcaacccccccttcttaattattctgaggccactcgatccaacactcTGGACATCCAATAGCAGTggtgagaacatcctgacgtccacgGGGGACGAAGGATCCCTGTGTCGCCTGCTCCTTaaaggaatcctgcacagaaaagaCACATTTGTATATGGCATtcacaaaattaagaaatataattctaatggttagttgaaaatgacttacgatcttctcagcgatttcctttgcggccttagtcgtcatctcccctgttttcttggtgcgggccatcttcctcttcacgtggcgtctgacgggggatggagggtcgatgacgccatcaacgcttctTGACTATGCAGCTTCATCCAacttcttcttggtcttctcagctaggagcttctgctccaaatattcataacccccacgagataAAACGTGGGGCCCAGTGTTCtgtttctggatggcctgtgcctttttccgcacatcctgcaaaaataaaacaataatgtttcaaattgctagaatgaattataacaagttaatgttttttgaaaaccaacttcaatggcaaggtacatacctcccaagaagggtctctgcgagtctggcaaaactgggcccatttttccttgcttatcccgtatttctc encodes the following:
- the LOC114398662 gene encoding LEAF RUST 10 DISEASE-RESISTANCE LOCUS RECEPTOR-LIKE PROTEIN KINASE-like 1.1, with amino-acid sequence NEIQILTRLRHRNLVSLYGCTSRQSRELLLVYEYIPNGTVASHLHGELAKPGLLTWSLRMKIAVETASALAYLHASKIIHRDIKTNNILLDNSFYVKVADFGLSRLFPNDMTHVSTAPQGTPGYVDPEYHQCYQLTSKSDVYSFGVVLIELISSMPAVDMNRHKDEINLSNLAIKKIQERALSELVDPYLGFDSDTEVKRMIIEATELAFQCLQQDRELRPSMDEVLEVLKRIESGKDELKHLEEAVHGSGVSHNNNVTTSTELDEAGLLKNRKPPSSPISVPDSRESKSTTPNASS